The following nucleotide sequence is from Candidatus Izemoplasmatales bacterium.
TCTCGTCGTCGCCCGCGAGTTCGAGGGCGGCCTGGTAGTCCGCATAGATGACGGCGAGGTCCTCGTCGCGAGCGGTGCGGACTTCCTGGTACTCGGCGTCGATCACGTCGTAGTTTTCGATGCGGTTCTGCAGGAGCGTGCGTCCGCCGATGAAGAAGACGGCGGTGACGACCGCGAAGACGAGGGCGAGGTCGACCAGGGAAGACAACGCCCGTTTCAGGAATCCGGCACTCATTGGAACTTGCGCACCACGAGTTTCACGCCGCTGATGGCGAGAACCTCGACCTTGGCTTCCGGTTCGAGAGTCTCGTTGGCGACGGCCGACCAGATCTTGCCTTCGATCCGGACTTCGCCGCGGTCGTCGGGCGTGATGCGTTTCAGTACGATCGCGGTCTTGCCGACGAGGGAGTCCGCGTTCGTCCGGACGTCGTTCTTCTTCAGATGGCGCTGGAGAATCGGGCGCAGCACGATCAGCATCGCGCCGGAGGTGACGATGAAGACGACGATCTGCGCGACCATCGACCCCGGCCGATCGCCGAAAATGGCGGCGATGATGAGGGCAAGCAGCGCACCGCCCGAGAACCAGATGCTGGTGAGATCCATCGAGAGCGCCTCGATGGCGGCGGCGAAGATGATGATGGCGAACCAGACGATGAC
It contains:
- a CDS encoding NfeD family protein translates to MYTLSLTLGDIMVIVWFAIIIFAAAIEALSMDLTSIWFSGGALLALIIAAIFGDRPGSMVAQIVVFIVTSGAMLIVLRPILQRHLKKNDVRTNADSLVGKTAIVLKRITPDDRGEVRIEGKIWSAVANETLEPEAKVEVLAISGVKLVVRKFQ